A window from Barnesiella propionica encodes these proteins:
- the rplR gene encoding 50S ribosomal protein L18 produces the protein MTTKIERRIKIKTRVRGHISGTAERPRMTVFRSNKQIYVQIIDDLAGKTLASASSTAIEGGAKKEQAAKVGAEIAKKAQEAGVTSVVFDRNGYLYHGRIKELADAARNGGLKF, from the coding sequence ATGACAACGAAGATAGAAAGAAGAATAAAAATTAAAACTCGCGTACGTGGCCATATCTCAGGAACAGCGGAACGTCCCCGTATGACAGTTTTTAGAAGTAACAAACAAATATACGTGCAAATTATCGATGACCTGGCAGGTAAAACTCTTGCTTCCGCTTCTTCAACAGCTATTGAAGGCGGAGCTAAAAAGGAACAAGCTGCAAAAGTAGGTGCTGAGATTGCTAAAAAAGCACAAGAAGCAGGTGTTACTTCTGTAGTGTTTGACCGTAACGGTTACCTGTATCATGGGAGAATTAAAGAATTAGCTGATGCTGCACGTAACGGTGGACTTAAATTTTAA
- the rpsE gene encoding 30S ribosomal protein S5: MAGKVNRVKSTNDLELKDRLVAINRVTKVTKGGRTFSFSAIVVVGNEDGIVGWGLGKASEVTTAIAKGVEAAKKNLIKVPVLKGTIPHEQLAKFGGALVYIKPASHGTGVKAGGAMRAVLESVGITDVLAKSKGSSNPHNLVKATIAALGELRDAATVAQNRGISLEKVFKG; the protein is encoded by the coding sequence ATGGCAGGAAAAGTAAATAGAGTAAAATCGACGAACGATCTTGAATTAAAAGACCGTTTGGTTGCTATAAACCGTGTAACTAAGGTAACAAAAGGTGGTCGTACTTTCAGTTTCTCAGCAATTGTTGTAGTAGGTAATGAAGACGGCATTGTAGGCTGGGGATTAGGTAAGGCCAGTGAAGTAACGACAGCTATAGCTAAAGGCGTAGAAGCTGCAAAGAAAAATTTGATAAAAGTACCTGTACTTAAAGGAACTATTCCTCATGAACAATTGGCAAAGTTCGGTGGTGCTTTGGTATATATCAAACCCGCTTCTCACGGTACCGGGGTAAAAGCCGGTGGTGCTATGCGTGCTGTGCTTGAAAGTGTAGGTATTACAGACGTGCTTGCCAAATCTAAAGGTTCGTCTAACCCTCATAACTTGGTAAAAGCAACAATTGCTGCTTTAGGTGAATTGAGAGATGCTGCAACAGTTGCACAAAACAGAGGTATCTCTTTAGAAAAAGTCTTTAAAGGTTAA